One Salvia splendens isolate huo1 chromosome 12, SspV2, whole genome shotgun sequence genomic window carries:
- the LOC121758642 gene encoding NAC domain-containing protein 35-like: protein MAIGAAGMNNQEDKQDEHENDVVMPGFRFHPTEEELVEFYLRRKVEGKKFNVELITFLDLYRYDPWELPALAAIGEKEWYFYVPRDRKYRNGDRPNRVTTSGYWKATGADRMIRSENLLSIGLKKTLVFYSGKAPKGIRTSWIMNEYRLPHLDTQRLQKEAEISLCRVYKRAGVENHPSLPRILPTKARKQQETSTSAASSGIFQQTDGKLSESSPTSSTDIGTSHALSHRTSYAIDPLAPGEEMLQQSKQPIFANPNAIDDFHKLVHNYSSSQQSASAIGNESQLHLYNTPPANLLSQFTALQPQTAAYSDRLWEWGAIPEAGKDYSSLFM, encoded by the exons ATGGCCATTGGCGCCGCAGGGATGAACAATCAAGAAGACAAGCAAGACGAGCACGAAAACGACGTCGTGATGCCCGGCTTCCGCTTCCACCCCACCGAGGAAGAGCTCGTCGAATTCTACCTCCGGAGAAAGGTGGAGGGCAAGAAATTCAACGTCGAGCTCATCACTTTTCTAGACCTCTACCGCTACGACCCTTGGGAACTCCCAG CTCTGGCGGCTATAGGCGAGAAAGAGTGGTACTTCTATGTCCCGAGAGATCGGAAGTACAGGAACGGCGATCGGCCCAACCGCGTGACCACATCTGGGTACTGGAAGGCCACCGGCGCCGATCGGATGATCCGGAGCGAGAATCTCCTGTCCATCGGCCTCAAGAAAACCCTCGTTTTCTACTCCGGCAAAGCCCCCAAAGGCATCCGTACTAGCTGGATCATGAACGAATACCGCCTCCCTCATCTCGACACTCAGCGTCTACAAAAGGAG GCGGAAATTTCCCTTTGCCGTGTGTACAAAAGGGCGGGAGTGGAGAACCACCCGTCCCTGCCGCGGATCCTCCCTACGAAGGCGCGGAAGCAGCAGGAGACGTCAACATCGGCGGCGTCGAGTGGGATTTTCCAGCAAACCGACGGAAAATTGAGCGAATCGAGCCCCACGAGCAGCACGGACATCGGAACCTCCCACGCCCTCTCGCACCGGACCTCCTACGCCATCGATCCACTGGCCCCGGGAGAGGAGATGCTGCAACAGTCCAAGCAGCCGATCTTTGCCAATCCCAACGCCATCGATGATTTCCACAAACTCGTCCATAACTACTCATCATCGCAGCAATCTGCATCGGCCATCGGCAACGAGAGCCAGCTTCATCTCTACAACACTCCTCCGGCTAATCTGCTATCGCAGTTCACGGCCTTGCAGCCCCAGACGGCGGCGTACTCGGATAGACTGTGGGAGTGGGGTGCGATACCGGAGGCGGGGAAGGACTACAGCAGTCTGTTCATGTAA
- the LOC121757814 gene encoding probable methyltransferase At1g29790 has protein sequence MLKVVFLIIVTNLLTLYIFSTPHSYIDHPLSRISQLPFFDTKLLLLKLNSTQDQLIESHSQIENLQTQLNSAHQLLESLIDHLNNLNGNRPGAASYAGLLDNLPDEVRLAAGPHMLPLGNTPRIGSEIYSSVGGGCLNHKQDLAKYMSYEVGGVCPSDDVFAQILMLKGCEPLPRRRCHPPQPKNYAEPRPLPGSMWATPPDTSIVWDPYTCKNYTCLIERKRFSGSYDCKDCFDLQGREKTRWQYDNGGLDFGMDQVLGTKAPGSVRIGLDIGGGSGTFAARMRERNVTIITTSMNFDGPFNSFIASRGLIPMHVSISQRFPFFENTLDIVHSMHVLSNWIPDPMLEFVLYDIYRVMRPGGLFWLDRFFCFGSQLNETYVPMFDRVGFKRLRWNTGMKLDRGIQKNEWYFSALLEKPIIP, from the coding sequence ATGCTCAAAGTAGTATTCCTAATCATAGTAACCAACCTCTTAACCCTATACATTTTCTCTACTCCTCACTCATACATTGATCACCCACTCTCAAGAATTTCCCAACTCCCCTTTTTTGACACCAAACTACTCCTCCTCAAGCTCAACTCCACACAAGACCAACTCATTGAAAGCCACTCCCAAATTGAGAATTtgcaaactcaactcaactcagCCCACCAACTACTCGAATCCCTCATCGACCACCTCAACAACCTCAACGGGAACCGACCCGGCGCCGCCTCCTATGCCGGCCTCCTCGACAACCTCCCGGACGAGGTCCGGCTCGCGGCCGGCCCCCACATGCTCCCCCTCGGGAACACCCCTCGGATCGGGTCCGAGATCTACTCCTCGGTCGGGGGCGGGTGCCTAAACCACAAGCAAGACCTAGCAAAGTACATGTCGTACGAAGTCGGAGGGGTGTGCCCCTCCGACGACGTATTCGCTCAAATACTAATGCTAAAAGGCTGCGAGCCCCTCCCCCGGCGCCGGTGTCACCCCCCGCAGCCTAAAAACTACGCGGAGCCCCGGCCCCTGCCGGGGTCCATGTGGGCCACCCCACCCGACACAAGCATCGTGTGGGACCCATACACGTGTAAAAACTACACGTGCctaatagagagaaaaagattcTCTGGCTCCTACGACTGCAAAGACTGCTTCGATTTACAAGGCAGGGAGAAAACAAGATGGCAATACGACAACGGCGGGCTAGACTTTGGGATGGACCAAGTCCTCGGAACGAAGGCGCCCGGGAGCGTGAGGATCGGGCTGGACATCGGGGGAGGGTCGGGGACCTTCGCTGCGAGGATGAGGGAGAGGAACGTGACGATCATCACGACGTCGATGAACTTCGACGGGCCGTTCAACAGCTTCATTGCGTCGAGGGGGCTGATCCCGATGCACGTGAGCATCTCGCAGAGGTTCCCGTTCTTCGAGAACACATTGGATATTGTCCATTCGATGCACGTGCTGAGCAACTGGATCCCGGATCCGATGCTGGAGTTTGTTCTGTATGACATATACAGAGTGATGAGGCCGGGCGGGCTCTTCTGGCTCGACCGGTTCTTCTGCTTCGGGTCGCAGCTTAACGAGACGTACGTGCCTATGTTCGACCGGGTCGGGTTTAAGAGATTGAGGTGGAACACCGGGATGAAGCTGGATCGAGGCATTCAGAAGAATGAGTGGTACTTCTCTGCTCTCTTGGAGAAGCCCATCATCCCCTGA